A DNA window from Thiopseudomonas alkaliphila contains the following coding sequences:
- a CDS encoding Na/Pi cotransporter family protein, producing MNTVIKQLSFIAILITLLSVSFWFSASWLQLCAGLALFLFGMQCLEEGLKQLAGSKLDTWLERSTATRGKSFLFGMGGTMLLQSTTLMSLLTIAFISTGLIQLAGGIAILLGINLGTSAGIWLLAAAGQGFSLSPLALPLLVFGVLAGFHGSKGKAAGRLVLGIAFIFLGIDQLKVGFSEFGDSIDFTQAVDNTLIGQLILVAIGLLLTSILQSSHATLMLILAALATGQIELWQGMALAIGGNVGSSVTTAIVGWLGGNRGGQRLVLVHVLFNLSGGIITLLLLSPLAWLCQWLMQWLAAGDNPLLQLALFQTLFNLIGVGLFWPWQNLLEKALIKLLPDRQEPEVLIADQQLSAHSAPLTQARYLSASALTSPDTASRAVVQELQHLGRLSLEVICHALYQPIQQLLAPTLDEARLMARPEREWLDAQVLYERHIKGVYGDLLDFISRLDIPNEPEQQQFWRTVQIVALQLVDAVKDAKHLQKNLGRFLQESSPCMQQNYFELRKHLIWVLRQVREMGLLELPDEVWRTRLDWFDGQAAQFDHLFRQQIFAQVRDAQLNGHEASSLMNDLGYCSRITQSLRNVMQLGLSQEGDLLREMRRLSDNDEMPLISV from the coding sequence ATGAATACGGTTATCAAACAACTTAGTTTTATCGCGATTTTAATCACTCTGCTCAGTGTCAGCTTTTGGTTTAGTGCCAGCTGGTTACAGTTGTGTGCAGGCCTTGCCTTATTTTTATTTGGCATGCAGTGCCTTGAAGAAGGGTTAAAACAGTTAGCAGGCAGCAAACTGGATACCTGGCTAGAACGCAGCACCGCCACCCGCGGCAAAAGTTTTTTATTTGGGATGGGCGGCACCATGCTCTTGCAATCCACCACGCTGATGTCGTTACTAACCATTGCCTTTATCAGCACCGGATTGATTCAACTGGCGGGCGGCATTGCCATTTTGCTCGGTATTAACTTGGGCACCAGTGCTGGCATTTGGCTACTGGCCGCTGCCGGTCAAGGCTTTAGCCTGAGTCCATTAGCCCTGCCACTACTGGTATTTGGCGTGCTGGCAGGCTTTCATGGCAGCAAAGGTAAAGCCGCTGGTCGCTTAGTATTAGGCATTGCCTTTATCTTTTTAGGCATCGATCAGCTTAAAGTGGGTTTCAGTGAGTTTGGCGACTCGATTGATTTTACCCAAGCGGTGGATAACACCCTAATAGGGCAACTGATTCTGGTGGCAATTGGCTTGCTACTGACTTCAATTTTGCAATCCAGTCACGCCACCTTAATGCTGATTTTAGCCGCGCTCGCCACCGGACAAATCGAGCTATGGCAAGGTATGGCGCTGGCCATTGGTGGCAACGTGGGCAGTAGTGTAACCACTGCCATTGTCGGCTGGTTGGGCGGTAACCGGGGCGGCCAACGCCTTGTTTTGGTGCATGTGTTATTTAACCTTAGCGGGGGAATTATCACCTTACTGCTATTAAGCCCCTTAGCTTGGCTTTGCCAATGGCTGATGCAGTGGTTAGCCGCAGGGGATAATCCTCTGTTGCAGCTGGCACTGTTTCAAACTCTATTTAATTTAATTGGCGTTGGCTTATTTTGGCCATGGCAAAATTTACTGGAAAAAGCGCTGATTAAGCTACTGCCCGATCGCCAAGAGCCAGAAGTGCTCATTGCCGACCAACAGCTCTCTGCCCATAGCGCACCCCTTACCCAAGCTCGCTATCTCAGTGCCTCAGCGCTAACGTCACCAGACACAGCCTCACGGGCAGTGGTACAAGAGTTGCAGCACTTAGGCCGCCTAAGTCTGGAGGTAATTTGCCATGCGCTCTACCAACCAATTCAACAACTACTCGCGCCCACCCTTGATGAAGCCCGCTTAATGGCCCGTCCAGAGCGTGAATGGTTAGATGCCCAAGTGCTCTACGAGCGTCATATTAAAGGGGTATATGGCGACCTATTAGACTTTATTAGTCGTTTAGATATTCCCAATGAACCAGAACAGCAACAGTTTTGGCGCACGGTACAAATTGTTGCCCTGCAACTGGTGGATGCGGTTAAAGACGCTAAACACCTACAAAAAAACTTGGGGCGATTTTTGCAAGAAAGCAGCCCCTGCATGCAACAAAACTACTTTGAACTCAGAAAACATCTGATCTGGGTGCTTCGCCAAGTCCGGGAAATGGGCTTACTCGAATTACCGGATGAAGTCTGGCGCACGCGCCTAGACTGGTTTGATGGGCAGGCAGCACAGTTTGATCATCTGTTTCGCCAGCAAATTTTTGCCCAAG
- a CDS encoding MFS transporter: MELWKSFRALYFATLLMLLGSGLLSTYLALQIADKASSIWVGALMTGFYLGLVLGGKLGHRLIARVGHIRAYVASAGVVTAAVLGHGLTQELSIWLGLRVIVGLGMMCMYMVIESWLNEQSSAHERGLVFSGYMMASYLGMVLGQLVLVALPSLGTQLLLLVALCFSLCLVPVAVTRRIHPEPLRPAPLNPRYFISKIPLSMITGITAGLAVGAFYGLAPLYAKLIGLPTDKIGLFMAICIVAGLLVQWPIGWLSDRLARPTLIRGCSIILMLTALPLAIFSEFPLWAIFTLGAASSALFFSLYPLAVALANDHVDADRRVSLTAVMLTIFGVGASIGPLLAGSLMNLIGANMLYAFFTVCAVIIAICVHPSNIPDDTVVEDTLQHVVMPDSLSSSPLVAALDPRVDEAVVQEQMQEVNLDDIALDSEEQHY, encoded by the coding sequence ATGGAACTGTGGAAATCCTTTCGCGCGTTGTATTTTGCCACCCTACTCATGCTCCTTGGCTCAGGTTTATTAAGTACCTACCTAGCCTTACAAATCGCCGATAAAGCCAGCAGTATCTGGGTGGGTGCTTTGATGACAGGGTTTTATTTAGGACTGGTACTTGGCGGTAAGTTAGGACACCGGCTGATTGCCAGGGTGGGTCATATTCGTGCCTATGTGGCCAGTGCTGGTGTTGTTACCGCGGCGGTGCTCGGCCATGGCCTGACTCAAGAGTTGAGTATTTGGCTGGGTCTGCGGGTCATTGTCGGGCTGGGCATGATGTGTATGTACATGGTGATTGAAAGCTGGCTTAACGAACAGTCCAGTGCCCATGAACGCGGCTTAGTGTTTTCTGGCTATATGATGGCTTCTTATCTGGGGATGGTCTTAGGGCAACTGGTGTTGGTGGCGTTACCTAGTTTGGGCACTCAATTGCTGTTATTGGTGGCTTTGTGTTTTTCTTTGTGCTTGGTGCCAGTGGCCGTGACTCGCCGGATTCACCCCGAACCGTTACGCCCTGCGCCGCTGAATCCGCGCTACTTTATTAGTAAAATTCCCTTGTCGATGATTACCGGAATCACTGCAGGCCTGGCCGTGGGTGCGTTCTATGGTCTAGCGCCACTCTATGCCAAGTTAATTGGCCTACCGACCGATAAAATTGGTTTGTTTATGGCGATCTGTATTGTGGCCGGCTTATTGGTGCAATGGCCTATTGGTTGGTTATCTGACCGCTTAGCACGGCCCACGTTAATTCGTGGTTGCAGTATTATCTTAATGCTTACCGCACTGCCGTTAGCTATTTTTAGTGAATTCCCATTATGGGCAATCTTTACCCTAGGCGCGGCCAGTAGTGCGCTATTTTTTAGCTTATATCCGCTGGCTGTGGCTTTAGCCAACGACCATGTGGATGCCGATCGCCGGGTGTCACTCACCGCGGTTATGCTGACTATTTTTGGTGTTGGCGCCAGTATTGGCCCACTGTTGGCAGGATCCTTGATGAACCTGATAGGTGCCAATATGCTGTACGCATTTTTTACCGTGTGTGCGGTGATTATTGCAATCTGCGTGCACCCAAGCAATATCCCAGACGATACAGTGGTCGAAGATACGCTACAGCACGTGGTGATGCCCGACAGTTTAAGCAGCTCACCATTAGTAGCGGCCCTTGACCCGCGAGTTGATGAAGCAGTGGTGCAAGAGCAAATGCAAGAAGTTAATCTGGACGATATCGCCTTAGATTCTGAAGAACAGCACTATTAA
- the glyQ gene encoding glycine--tRNA ligase subunit alpha translates to MSQTTPAVRTFQDLILALQSFWAEQGCIVLQPYDMEVGAGTFHTATFLRAIGPETWNAAYVQPSRRPTDGRYGENPNRLQHYYQFQVVLKPNPDNIQDLYLESLRRIGIDTQVHDVRFVEDNWESPTLGAWGLGWEVWLNGMEVTQFTYFQQVGGVECYPVTGEITYGLERLAMYLQGVDSVYDLVWTDGPFGVVTYGDVFHQNEVEQSTYNFEHANVEKMFELFDFYESEANRLIALDLPLPTYEMVLKASHTFNLLDARRAISVTERQRYILRVRTLARAVAQSYLQARAKLGFPMAEASLRDEVLAKLEAAE, encoded by the coding sequence GTGAGCCAGACAACACCTGCGGTACGCACATTTCAGGATTTGATTCTCGCCTTGCAGAGCTTCTGGGCCGAGCAGGGCTGTATTGTATTACAACCTTACGATATGGAAGTAGGCGCGGGTACTTTCCACACCGCTACTTTCTTACGCGCGATTGGCCCCGAAACATGGAATGCGGCCTACGTGCAGCCCTCGCGTCGTCCAACTGATGGCCGTTACGGCGAAAACCCTAACCGTTTACAGCATTACTACCAATTTCAGGTGGTGCTCAAGCCTAACCCAGACAATATTCAAGACTTATACCTAGAATCGCTGCGTCGTATCGGTATTGATACTCAGGTGCACGATGTACGCTTTGTGGAAGATAACTGGGAATCGCCAACGCTGGGTGCGTGGGGATTAGGCTGGGAAGTGTGGCTCAATGGTATGGAAGTCACCCAGTTTACTTATTTTCAGCAAGTCGGTGGCGTTGAGTGCTATCCTGTAACCGGTGAAATCACCTACGGTTTAGAGCGCTTAGCCATGTACTTGCAAGGCGTGGACTCAGTATATGACTTAGTTTGGACCGATGGCCCCTTTGGTGTCGTGACCTATGGCGATGTGTTCCATCAAAACGAAGTCGAGCAATCCACCTACAACTTTGAACATGCCAATGTTGAAAAAATGTTCGAGTTATTTGATTTCTATGAAAGCGAAGCGAATCGCTTAATTGCTTTAGATTTACCCTTGCCCACCTATGAAATGGTGCTTAAAGCATCCCACACCTTTAACTTGCTGGATGCGCGCCGGGCCATTTCGGTGACCGAACGTCAGCGTTATATTTTACGGGTTCGCACCCTTGCACGTGCGGTGGCCCAAAGTTATTTACAGGCCCGGGCTAAACTAGGTTTCCCGATGGCCGAAGCCAGCTTGCGTGATGAAGTATTAGCTAAATTGGAGGCAGCAGAATGA